The following proteins are encoded in a genomic region of Arthrobacter jiangjiafuii:
- a CDS encoding RHS repeat domain-containing protein: MAHAILVEGGSGKVTSVTSPSGAVTRYEYDLCGRPWKTIDALGAVTELVYDADQRMH, encoded by the coding sequence ATGGCCCATGCAATTCTAGTGGAGGGCGGATCAGGGAAGGTCACCTCCGTGACCTCGCCCTCGGGAGCGGTCACCCGGTATGAATACGACCTCTGCGGCCGGCCCTGGAAAACCATCGACGCCCTCGGCGCGGTCACGGAACTGGTGTACGACGCCGACCAGCGCATGCATTGA
- a CDS encoding RHS repeat-associated core domain-containing protein, with product MKTVRNPRLGEARFTHDAVGRLTAVTAGELVQEWAYRYGYLSEHTRIDRADPEASADITLIGRAEDGRIIGLTRAGAVTRYGYDGAGQLVAGATTPLGKTGAAATDRAQVSEWEYDAGGRLVREYTPAGPRTYAYDAAGQLLSAADADGSRTEYVYDGLGRRSRLIGADGAWTEYAWGETGYLQGTVDRTPDGAETARHELWVDFLGELASVDGCPLWWDSASGIPSLTGIGNEQVLNLPGCVTGIGEAWIAPGWRAARPTDETDPWPALGASVIPEPGVVSGMGAGSGSGVSSGSLPARISLTGNGGLDVAGLEWLGARAYDPTARGFLSTDPLAPVLGAGWDGNPYAYAGNNPLNASDPTGLRPLTDEELKAYDGARRGMLAAAGDWVKDNWEYVVGGVAIVGGAALMFVPGGQLVGAGLISFGADVVIQKATTGEVNWTQAGVSGGLGMLGFGAGAMAGKLLTNPAARAAVTNGVDGAVSGAGGYFTGPVRILLPGS from the coding sequence GTGAAGACCGTTCGCAATCCACGGCTCGGGGAGGCAAGGTTCACCCATGACGCGGTCGGACGGCTGACCGCTGTCACGGCAGGGGAGCTGGTGCAGGAGTGGGCGTACCGCTACGGGTATCTGTCCGAGCACACCCGCATCGACCGTGCAGACCCGGAGGCCTCCGCGGATATCACCCTGATTGGCCGGGCTGAGGACGGCCGGATCATCGGCCTGACCCGCGCCGGCGCGGTGACCCGGTATGGGTACGACGGCGCGGGTCAGCTCGTTGCCGGTGCCACCACGCCCCTGGGGAAAACCGGCGCTGCGGCCACCGACCGGGCGCAGGTCTCGGAGTGGGAGTACGACGCCGGCGGCCGTCTGGTCCGCGAATACACTCCGGCCGGGCCGCGGACGTATGCCTACGACGCGGCGGGGCAGCTGCTGTCGGCGGCCGATGCGGATGGGTCCCGGACGGAGTACGTCTATGACGGGCTGGGCCGGCGGTCCCGGCTGATCGGTGCGGACGGGGCCTGGACCGAATACGCCTGGGGTGAGACCGGGTATCTGCAGGGGACTGTGGACCGCACCCCGGACGGGGCCGAGACCGCCCGGCATGAGCTGTGGGTGGATTTCCTGGGCGAGCTGGCGTCAGTGGACGGGTGCCCGTTGTGGTGGGACAGTGCCAGCGGAATCCCTTCCCTGACCGGCATCGGGAACGAGCAGGTGTTGAACCTGCCCGGCTGTGTCACCGGGATCGGCGAGGCCTGGATAGCCCCGGGTTGGCGGGCTGCCCGGCCGACGGATGAAACCGATCCGTGGCCGGCGCTGGGCGCCTCGGTCATTCCGGAACCTGGTGTTGTGTCCGGCATGGGTGCCGGATCCGGTTCCGGGGTTTCCTCCGGTAGTTTGCCGGCACGAATCAGCCTCACCGGCAACGGCGGCCTGGATGTTGCCGGTCTGGAATGGCTCGGCGCCCGGGCCTATGACCCTACCGCCCGTGGTTTCCTTTCCACCGATCCGCTGGCCCCGGTGCTCGGGGCGGGCTGGGACGGTAACCCCTACGCGTATGCGGGCAATAACCCGTTGAACGCCAGTGACCCTACGGGTCTGCGTCCGTTGACGGACGAGGAGCTGAAGGCGTACGACGGCGCCAGGCGGGGCATGTTGGCGGCCGCTGGGGACTGGGTCAAGGACAACTGGGAGTACGTGGTCGGCGGGGTCGCGATAGTTGGCGGAGCGGCGTTGATGTTCGTTCCCGGCGGACAGCTCGTCGGCGCGGGATTGATAAGTTTCGGTGCCGACGTCGTGATCCAGAAAGCAACCACCGGGGAGGTGAACTGGACGCAGGCCGGGGTCTCCGGCGGTCTGGGCATGCTAGGTTTCGGAGCTGGCGCGATGGCTGGCAAGCTCCTCACGAACCCAGCGGCCCGTGCGGCCGTGACGAACGGTGTCGATGGGGCAGTAAGCGGCGCCGGCGGCTATTTCACTGGGCCGGTCCGCATACTACTTCCGGGGTCCTGA
- a CDS encoding RHS repeat-associated core domain-containing protein: protein MDALGELATVDGCPVWWDSASAIPSLTGIGDEQVLNLPGCVTGIGEAWIAPGWRAARPTDETDPWAVLGASVIPEPGVVSGMGAGSGSGVSSGSLPAGISLTGNGGLDVAGLEWLGARAYDPTARGFLSTDPLAPVLGAGWDGNPYAYAGNNPLNASDPTGLRPLTDEELKAYDASSRGAFAAVGDWMDDHAYLVAGIAVVAGVALMCTGVGGPVGVALIGAASGALISGGVSIASQKAANGNVDWGQVGVDTLIGGAAGLAGGGAAAVISKIAPTVARAAPAVARAGRATLARLPVGQMGKSAVTNALGGGVSNTGMYLITAEDRSFRGVAGAFAGGAVTGAVSPQGGYLAPLVGGRGGQAIQLGIGAGGAVAGGAVDKAIAGKSYAWQEVVFDAAGGGALSHFPGASALNPGNSKPGWMDHSFAANGAAHASAIVGGAKFVLGPDAAGILSR from the coding sequence GTGGATGCCCTCGGTGAACTTGCGACCGTGGACGGTTGCCCGGTGTGGTGGGACAGTGCCAGCGCAATCCCTTCCCTGACCGGCATCGGCGACGAGCAGGTGTTGAACCTGCCCGGCTGTGTCACCGGCATTGGCGAGGCCTGGATAGCCCCGGGTTGGCGGGCTGCCCGGCCGACGGATGAAACCGATCCGTGGGCGGTGCTGGGCGCCTCGGTCATTCCGGAACCTGGTGTTGTGTCCGGCATGGGTGCCGGATCCGGTTCCGGGGTTTCCTCCGGTAGTTTGCCGGCAGGAATCAGCCTCACCGGCAACGGCGGCCTGGATGTTGCCGGTCTGGAATGGCTCGGCGCCCGGGCCTATGACCCTACCGCCCGTGGTTTCCTTTCCACCGATCCGCTGGCCCCGGTGCTCGGGGCGGGCTGGGACGGTAACCCCTACGCGTATGCGGGCAATAACCCGCTGAACGCCAGTGACCCTACGGGTCTGCGTCCGCTGACGGACGAGGAGCTGAAAGCCTATGACGCGTCCAGCCGTGGTGCTTTTGCTGCCGTCGGTGACTGGATGGACGATCACGCTTACCTTGTGGCCGGTATTGCTGTCGTGGCGGGCGTAGCTCTTATGTGCACTGGTGTTGGCGGTCCTGTCGGTGTGGCTTTGATTGGTGCCGCCTCGGGCGCACTGATCAGTGGCGGCGTCTCGATTGCTTCGCAGAAGGCTGCTAATGGCAATGTAGATTGGGGTCAGGTTGGTGTCGATACGCTGATCGGTGGCGCTGCGGGATTGGCTGGTGGTGGAGCCGCGGCGGTTATATCGAAGATTGCCCCCACCGTGGCACGGGCAGCCCCGGCGGTGGCACGGGCCGGCCGCGCGACTTTGGCCCGGCTCCCAGTAGGACAGATGGGCAAGTCCGCAGTCACCAACGCGCTAGGTGGTGGCGTAAGCAATACAGGAATGTATCTCATAACGGCTGAGGACCGGTCTTTCCGAGGCGTTGCCGGCGCGTTCGCAGGTGGCGCCGTTACCGGTGCCGTAAGTCCTCAGGGTGGATACCTGGCACCGCTAGTTGGCGGACGTGGTGGACAAGCAATCCAATTGGGCATCGGGGCAGGAGGAGCTGTGGCTGGTGGCGCCGTGGACAAAGCGATCGCTGGTAAGAGCTACGCGTGGCAAGAGGTGGTATTCGATGCTGCCGGGGGCGGAGCTCTTTCCCATTTCCCTGGTGCTTCTGCGTTGAACCCCGGGAACTCCAAGCCTGGATGGATGGATCATTCCTTCGCTGCTAATGGTGCCGCCCATGCTTCAGCTATCGTGGGTGGCGCAAAATTTGTCCTAGGCCCGGACGCAGCAGGTATCCTATCGCGGTGA
- a CDS encoding Imm26 family immunity protein gives MKDGDVFKIPLGDGRAAVGQVVSSYLSAYYVVIFDFVASEEEVPSLVTEALQSEPLFAGLSRDALFRPGRWQVLENRTVDSRKYLPAYKVGWQVPGEYMVVDFSGERMRPATELEKEILPNRTTLSAAIFEDAVRAHVGLEPWKEFFDELRVGDSVKSADLFDA, from the coding sequence TTGAAAGACGGTGACGTCTTCAAGATTCCTCTAGGCGATGGCAGGGCGGCTGTTGGCCAAGTTGTTTCTTCATACTTGTCCGCGTATTACGTGGTTATTTTCGATTTCGTGGCATCGGAGGAAGAAGTGCCTTCGCTGGTCACGGAGGCGCTCCAGTCTGAGCCACTCTTTGCTGGATTGTCGAGGGATGCCCTGTTCCGACCAGGGCGATGGCAGGTGCTCGAAAACAGGACAGTAGACAGTCGAAAATACCTCCCGGCATACAAAGTCGGGTGGCAGGTTCCAGGAGAGTACATGGTGGTGGACTTTTCTGGTGAGAGAATGCGCCCTGCCACTGAATTGGAGAAGGAGATACTGCCCAACAGGACTACATTATCTGCTGCGATCTTTGAAGATGCTGTCCGAGCGCACGTTGGTTTGGAACCTTGGAAAGAGTTCTTCGATGAGCTCCGCGTCGGGGATAGTGTCAAGAGCGCTGACCTTTTCGACGCCTGA
- a CDS encoding dihydrofolate reductase family protein gives MGKVVMYASVSVDGFIADRDDQPGPLFDWLLSGDVALDESGELKVSQTSYDYIRPYWDQIGATVAGRHVFDLTDGWDGKPPGGIDHVVVVTHRPKPEGWDPEAPFHFVDGVEAGVARAQELAGDRLVEVAAGDVGGQALAAGLVDEVRMDIAPVVFGSGKRYFGSVDAQHLLEEPDAVIQGNRVLHLRYQVRR, from the coding sequence ATGGGCAAAGTAGTCATGTATGCATCGGTTTCAGTGGACGGCTTCATTGCGGACAGGGACGACCAGCCCGGACCGCTGTTTGACTGGCTGCTCAGCGGCGACGTGGCGTTGGATGAAAGCGGTGAGTTGAAGGTGTCACAAACGTCCTACGACTACATCCGGCCGTACTGGGACCAGATCGGGGCCACCGTCGCCGGCCGCCATGTCTTTGACCTGACGGACGGTTGGGATGGGAAGCCCCCCGGCGGAATCGATCACGTGGTCGTCGTGACGCACCGGCCCAAGCCCGAAGGCTGGGACCCCGAGGCGCCGTTTCACTTCGTCGACGGCGTCGAAGCTGGCGTGGCCAGGGCGCAGGAGCTTGCCGGTGACCGTCTGGTCGAGGTCGCAGCCGGCGACGTCGGCGGCCAGGCGCTTGCCGCGGGGCTGGTGGACGAGGTGCGCATGGACATCGCACCCGTCGTCTTCGGGTCCGGTAAGCGCTACTTCGGGTCGGTCGACGCGCAGCACCTGTTGGAGGAACCTGACGCGGTGATTCAGGGCAACCGGGTGCTTCACCTGCGCTACCAGGTACGCCGCTGA
- a CDS encoding RNA 2'-phosphotransferase produces MSSIPSRTDISRLLSHALRHVPGEYGLVLDPEGWVPVSEVLGAFHRLGPEWESVDEAVLQDVLAAAEKKRHQIKDGRIRAVHGHSVPVQPSNQPSQPPAVLFHGTARDAVAAIREAGILPMQRQYVHLSETVDQARQVGRRKDTDPVILAVDTSLAVSQGVGFHRSASGVWLAETIPAAAVDILEEGIAAPESVMASPERLRQITAELVALYEEYSYDDMARYFKSVLAMVIEAEGRPAVCKDVARDILSAYRGMGSLNDQVIMHNGVVAYEANGRLNKLLRELHSVAVELATRRPD; encoded by the coding sequence ATGAGCAGCATCCCCAGCCGGACAGATATCAGCAGGCTGTTGTCCCATGCACTTCGCCATGTGCCCGGTGAGTACGGGCTGGTGCTGGACCCCGAAGGATGGGTGCCGGTCAGCGAGGTGCTGGGCGCCTTCCACCGGCTTGGCCCGGAGTGGGAATCCGTTGACGAAGCAGTGCTCCAGGACGTGCTGGCTGCGGCAGAGAAAAAGCGGCACCAGATAAAGGACGGCCGGATCCGGGCCGTCCATGGACACTCCGTCCCCGTACAGCCATCGAATCAACCGAGCCAGCCCCCTGCGGTGCTCTTCCACGGGACCGCACGCGACGCCGTCGCCGCGATCCGTGAAGCAGGAATCCTGCCCATGCAGCGGCAGTACGTCCATCTCTCGGAAACCGTGGACCAGGCACGGCAGGTGGGGAGGCGCAAGGACACGGACCCGGTGATCCTGGCCGTTGATACCAGCCTCGCCGTCTCGCAGGGGGTTGGCTTCCACCGGTCCGCTTCGGGAGTCTGGCTGGCCGAAACCATCCCCGCTGCCGCGGTGGACATCCTGGAAGAGGGTATCGCCGCCCCTGAAAGCGTCATGGCCAGCCCCGAAAGACTCCGGCAAATCACCGCGGAGCTGGTCGCGCTTTATGAAGAGTATTCCTATGACGACATGGCACGATACTTCAAATCCGTGCTGGCCATGGTCATCGAGGCCGAGGGCCGCCCCGCTGTTTGTAAGGATGTTGCCAGGGACATCCTGTCCGCCTACCGCGGAATGGGCAGCCTGAATGATCAGGTAATAATGCATAACGGAGTGGTTGCCTACGAGGCAAACGGCCGCCTCAATAAGTTGTTGAGGGAACTGCACTCAGTGGCAGTGGAGCTGGCCACCCGGCGACCCGACTGA
- a CDS encoding malonic semialdehyde reductase, whose protein sequence is MSTDISTENTTTEYILDGESLDAIFREARTANTFTDEPVTDEQLRTIYELTKFGPTAMNIQPLRITWVRSAEAREKLVAHMADGNKAKTASAPMVAILSFDTEWHEQFPVFFPIAPERKAMFDGNDELRAVMGNNNGHLQAAYFIMAVRAAGLAAGPMGGFDPAGIDAEFFTGRNQRSFMVVNIGKPGENAWHPRLPRLDYDFVTATV, encoded by the coding sequence ATGAGTACAGACATCAGCACTGAAAACACCACCACCGAGTACATCCTGGACGGCGAGAGCTTGGATGCGATTTTCCGCGAGGCACGCACGGCCAACACCTTTACCGATGAGCCGGTGACCGACGAACAGCTGCGCACCATTTACGAACTGACCAAGTTCGGGCCTACCGCCATGAACATCCAGCCACTGCGCATCACCTGGGTCCGCTCCGCCGAGGCGCGCGAAAAGCTGGTGGCGCACATGGCCGACGGCAACAAGGCCAAGACGGCGTCGGCACCGATGGTTGCCATCCTCAGCTTCGACACCGAGTGGCACGAGCAGTTCCCGGTGTTCTTCCCCATTGCTCCCGAGCGCAAGGCCATGTTTGACGGCAACGATGAACTGCGTGCGGTCATGGGCAACAACAACGGGCACCTGCAGGCCGCCTACTTCATCATGGCCGTCCGTGCCGCCGGCCTGGCTGCCGGACCCATGGGCGGCTTCGACCCCGCCGGCATTGACGCCGAGTTCTTCACCGGCCGGAACCAGCGCAGCTTCATGGTGGTCAACATCGGCAAGCCCGGCGAAAATGCCTGGCACCCCCGCCTGCCGCGCCTGGACTACGACTTCGTCACGGCAACGGTCTAA
- a CDS encoding GNAT family N-acetyltransferase, protein MTLSQHLTAYENQLRTDAEITGASALVRLGPLWLATFDGGMGFITHGAFEDADESAIRAWVVEALAHYRRDPAVTRVEWKTRGHDHAPGLHDALVRNGFEPGAPEAIMIGEAAALAVDVQLPPGVHLRKVTEEADIRAMSAMQDEVFGDPASNNNAESLLSRVGKSPDMELWIAEHGDTIVSAGRLEPVAGTDFAGIWGGSTLPQWRGQGIYRALTAARARSALKLGKTLIHSDSTEYSRPILERYGLVRVSSTTPYHWRR, encoded by the coding sequence ATGACACTTTCACAGCACCTCACCGCGTATGAGAACCAGCTCCGCACCGATGCGGAGATCACCGGAGCAAGCGCCCTCGTCCGCCTCGGGCCTTTGTGGCTCGCAACCTTCGACGGCGGCATGGGGTTCATTACCCACGGCGCGTTCGAGGACGCTGACGAGTCCGCGATCCGGGCATGGGTGGTGGAAGCGCTTGCCCACTACCGCCGGGACCCCGCCGTCACCCGGGTGGAATGGAAGACCCGGGGCCACGATCACGCACCGGGCCTGCACGACGCGTTGGTGCGCAACGGGTTCGAGCCGGGCGCGCCGGAAGCGATCATGATCGGCGAAGCGGCCGCCCTGGCCGTGGACGTTCAGCTTCCGCCCGGAGTGCACCTGCGCAAAGTCACGGAGGAAGCCGACATCCGCGCCATGAGCGCGATGCAGGACGAGGTATTCGGCGATCCGGCCTCCAACAACAACGCCGAATCCCTCCTCAGCCGGGTCGGGAAGAGCCCGGACATGGAGCTGTGGATCGCCGAGCACGGGGACACGATCGTCAGTGCCGGCCGGCTGGAACCGGTGGCGGGCACAGATTTTGCCGGGATCTGGGGCGGCTCGACCCTTCCGCAGTGGCGCGGGCAGGGGATCTACCGCGCCCTCACCGCTGCCCGCGCACGCTCCGCACTGAAGCTGGGAAAGACCCTGATCCACAGCGATTCCACCGAATACTCCCGGCCGATCCTGGAACGCTACGGACTGGTCCGGGTCTCCAGCACCACGCCGTACCACTGGCGGCGCTGA